tgttagccaggatggtctcgatctcctgacctcgtgatccgcccgtctcggcctcccaaagtgctgggattacaggcttgagccaccgcgcccggccgagattctTTTCTATCAATTTCAAGTCTCTGCTGAGGCCCTCTGGCTTTTTGTCCATTTCCTTAATGTGGTAATCCTAGTGAGACGGAAGTCTTTGTCTGCTGACTGAGAACACCAGCTGTGTGGAGACCTGTGTTGGTGtctcatgttttcttgttttgtttgtttgagatggagtctgaggctcttgtcgcccaggctggagagcagtggcatgatcttggctcactgtaacctccgcctcccaggttcaagcagttctcctgcctcagcctcctgagtaactaatttacaggcacccaccgccacgcccggctcatttttgtatttttagtagagatggggtttcgtcatgtttgccaggctggtctccaactcctgacctcaggtgatcgcccgcctcagcctcccagagtgctgggattacaggtgtgagccactgcgcccagccttgttttcttgttttattctgaGACAGGTGCTTGCTCTGTtgtcgaggctggagtgcagtggcgcaatcatggctcattgcagcctcgacctcctgggctcaatctcaCCTTAGCCTCATCCCACcttagctgggaatacagacgtgccaccatgcctggctactttagacattttttgtaaagatggagtgtgctggtctcaaactggcctcaaccgatcctcccacttcagccttccaaagtgctgggatcaggcCTGAGTCCTCACATCCAGTGAAGGTTTTTCTCCCATGTTTCACCCTTCACGTGAGGGTGGGTGATGATAGACCATGAGAGATGGTCTGCTCTTCTCTGGGAGACCACCTCGGTCCAAGCAGGGCTCAGGTGTTGCCTATGGAGACGGAGAAGGGTGGCTGTGGTGTCTGCCCGTTGTCCTCATGGGGGCCGTGGGGACCAGCAGAGGCCCCCACTTGGTGGGGCACAGCAGCCACCTGGAGCTAGTTTCGGCGTCAGCTCCCGGCCGTGGAGACTCTCCCGTGGGGAGCTGTTTTCCCCAGTGcgtttttcacttttcttcctgTGCGCTGATTTTGTCTGGTTTTTATTTGTTGGTTGGCTTTGCTTGGGTTTCTGTGCCTCTTTCCTGGAGAATCGAGAGGTGCTGGCACTTGAGCCTTGCCAGACCTGGCCCTGAGCTCTCCCTGCTTTGTCCCCAGTCACATCCCTCCCCACAGCTGGAGGCCACGTCCCTCCCTGTGCTGAAAGCCGATTGCCTCTGAGGTTGTGGACTTTTCCTCCCTCCATGGGCACATCCGCCACCGGCACCAGCTCCTGGGGCAGGACGTCTCCCCAGCGGTGATGCAGCTTCTGGCCACGGCTCTTCAGGTCCCGGGCTTAGAGCGCAGCAGTCTGTGGGGGCCGCCGCTTGTCCGTGGGACCCAGGTCTCAGCGGCCTTCATCCAGCGTCGGGCCTCCTGCGGCTCCCTCAGGCCTCCGCGTTTCCGTGGCTGTTGTAGCTGTGCAGCCTGAAGCCAGCCTCGCCTCCCTGGGCTCACTGCCCACAGCCGCGTCTGCAGAGTCCTGCTCGGGGTTCCCCTGCCCCGATCGGGGCGCCCGCGGCTTCCTCTGAGCCCTCGGCTGGGTCGGGCGCCCCCTGCTGGCCGCTCACGGCTCCCGCCCGCGCTCGTGGGACCCGGGCCTGTGTCCGGCGCCCGGAGCCTGCCCTGGACCCACTGGGTGGTCGGATCCAGCACAGCAGCACCGAGCCCAGGAGGAGCACAGCGATGGCGGCCCGGGGCTTGGGAAGGGGAGGGCCGGGACAGTGCCTCTTCCCTGTCACAGGGGCTGAGCTGGCGGCTCCGCGTGTCCTGGCGTGTGTGGGTGCACATTGGGTTCCTGCAACGTGACCTTTGCCCTCTGCTTGTGCAGTCTACGAGAATGAAGACCAGCTGCTCTGGGACCCCAGCGTCCTCCCCGAGAGGGAGGTGGAGGAGTTCCTGTACAGGGCGGTGAAGCGGCGTTGGCAGGAgatggccggacctcagctcccGGAGGGAGAAGCCGTGAAAGACAGTGAGCAGGTGGGGGCTGCCGTGCCGGGGACAGAGGGGCTGAGGGCTGCAGCGGCGTGGGCCAGAGCTCACACCCCAGTGCCTCCAGGGGCCAGGCAGGGCAGACGGGAGGGCAGGGGTCAGATGTGCGGAGGCCTGGGCACTGGAACAGCTACTCAGGTTGGGAGGGGACCAATTAAAACCACATATCAGGGAGGAGGTGTGGACGCCTCCGGGTATCTCTGCGGGGGATGTAGACACCCCGATGTCACTCCCTGGATAGAGGTGTAGGTGGCCCTGACAATGCTCAGGAGGGTGGTGTGGACGGCCCTTGCTGCCACTGCCTGGATGGTACAGACAGTTCTTGCTGTTGGCTCCTGGGCTGCGCTCATGGGAGGAACCACCACATCCTCTCCCCAGGCGCTGTACGAGTTGGTGAAATGCAACTTCAATGTGGAGGAGGCCCTGCGAAGGCTGCGGTTCAACGTGAAGGTGATCCGAGGTGAGCAGCGGGCCTGGGCCTTCTTCCGCGGCGGCCCCACCCTGGGCGCTGCTGACCAGTCTCCCCGGCCGTTTTTGCAGATGGGCTCTGTGCTTGGAGTGAAGAGGAGTGCAGGAACTTTGAGCACGGCTTCCGTGTGCACGGAAAGAACTTTCACCTGATCCAGGCCAACAAGGTGCGGGCTCCGTGGCCCTCCTCCTGCCAGGCTCCACCAGGGGGCTTCTTGATCTGGGGAGGGGCTCAGGGTCAGCGGGCATACAGCACACGGCCGACTGGGGGCCTCGTGTCCCGTGTCCTGTGTCCCGTGTCCCGTGTCCCGTGCCGCCTCCTCGCCGCACGCCCATTGCTATCTTCTGTAGTTTCCTCCTGTCCCCGCAAGAACAAGGCTCTGGTGTTGGGAAAGAATGTGCCAAAAGCTGAACTCAGTAGTTTCTGCCTCACGTTCCACCCCGGGGCCCTGGGCACCTCATCTTCATGTCTATGTCCTCTGAGCAGAGCCTGCTGTCTCAGTGTCCAGCACTGACCCCACAGCAGAACCCCTGACACCTGGGGACCAGGGGTCTCCTGTTCCCTCCTCCAGGGACCCAGGTCCTTCTGCCACCCGGGACAAACCCTCACGGCAGGCAGGTGCTGCCGAGTGCCGGGGTCTTCTGCCCCCCTTAGACCTTCCCCACATCCTCTGGGTCTCTGCATGTCTGCAGCAGTGCCCTCTGCCCCGTGGCTTCTTGAGTGATAACTTGCAAGCCAGACTCTTGGCAGTCAGACATCTGTGGCTGAAAACCTTCCCGTGGCTCTGAGCAGTGGCTTCTCCACCTCTGTCCACGCCCCGGTTGGGCACTGAGCCCGTTGAGGGCCAGTGGGCTGTGGCCTTCTCGCTGCTGAGCCTTGCTTCTGCCTTGTGTCCTGGGGCCGTGCTCCATTTGGGGCCGATGTCTTCCACTGAAGGGCTGGAGTGAGGAGGTGCCTGCCTGGGGCTGGTGGTGTGGCCCAGGACGTTGCTCGAGTGACTGCGCGGTGCCGTGCACAGGAGCCGTGGACTGTCCTTGTCAGACTCCAGCACCACGTGGTGTTTTGATTGGAGACAGCTAGGGGAGGTGTGGCCGGAGTGTGGTGCTCCCGGGCTACACTCAGAGCCCGTCAGTTTCTGGAGCTCCGGGCCGTGTTTCTGGAGCTCTGGGCGCTGCAGGCTTGTGCCTCTTCCTCCTGGGGCGGGGGCTCTGTCCAGGAGTCTGTGGACCCTGGGTTGTCACTCCCACTGCCACCCCGGGCCTGTGAGAAGCAGGCACATGAGGTGGATGTGACCAGCCTGGGGCTCATGGTCTGGGATAGGGTGGGCGAGCAGTAGACAGGGCCTGGAGGGTCCGTTTGTGTGGCTGATGCTACGGACGGGAAAGAGGGGTCTCAAGCCAGGAGCTGGGGCTTCTGAGGGGGCTTGAAACAGGAGGCAGTGCCATGGTGCTCCAAGCCCCCATTCCCTGTGGTGGGCATAGCCTGTGGGCCTGAGTAGGGTCATGGGTCAGGGCGTCTTGCATTATCTGAGAGTGGTGGGTGCTGTGCCCCTTGTGTGCTGTCCCAGAGTCCCAGGAGTCGTCCTGGGatggtggggcaggggcaggggctgggcagcTGGGGACAGAGATGGCGCCTGACCCCTCCCCACAGGTGCGCACACGGTCCGTGGGTGAGTGTGTTGAGTACTACTACCTGTGGAAGAAGTCGGAGCGCTACGACTACTTCGCCCAGCAGACACGGCTGGGCCGGAGGAAGTACGTCCCGTCCGGAACCACGTGCGTGCAGCGCTCCCCAGCAGTAACGATGGGCGGCCACCCCGCCGGGGGTGGGCACATGGGCGCCTGGGCAGCACCTCCTGGGTGGGGCCTCCATCCTCTCTGCTGCCCCTCATGGTGCCCTCTCCCCACAGGGACGCAGACCAGGACCTGGATGGCAGTGACCCCGATGGCCCTGGCCGTCCGCGCCCGGAGCAGGACACCCTGACTGGGATGCGCACAGGTGAGGCGTGGGGAGTGTCTCCTGCCCTGGGGGCGACCGTGGGTCTGGAGCCCGTGAGTGAGGCCAGGTGGAGCCTCTCCTCGCTGGTGCCCTGTGCTGGGCCAGCCGTCACCAGGAGTGGGCGTCTGGGTGGTGGAGGGCCAGCCAGGTCATGTGGATGCCACTCTGCGCACCTCGCTGGGAGAAGGGAGGGCAGGGATTGCGCTTACCCTCTGGGCTTGCTGGAGGGGTGCCTGTGGCCCCACCCCTGGGGCGCCCCGCATGCTGAGGCTGGGGTACATACAGGCCTTAGTCTCCTGGGagggcctgcctgcctgccccagGGTGGGGACTTAGCCCCAGCCACCAGGACACTCAGGAGGGGCAGGGTGTCCGGAGCCGTCGCCAGCATCTTGCACCTGAGGCCGTGACGGACACCAGGGCCTCGGGTGGGTTTTCCCGCGGTGTCTGATGCCATCACAGGAGGGTCCTTTGCTTCTGGCTCTGCGTTGAGATGGTTGAGGCCAGGAGGGTCGCCCCGTTGCCAGCATCTGGTGGTTTCCGTGGCTGGGTTGCTCACGGGTGTCCACCTGTGCTGCTTCCTGGAACTGTGGTGAGGCCCTGAGCACTGCGTGTGGGAACAGAACTTCCCCAGACCCTGTGTTGACCCTCGCAGTGCCCAGGCCTTGCTTACACCCTTGTCTCTTGTACTCTGCTCTGGTTTTGAGGATGTGGGTTGTGACCCACTCAGTTGGTTTTATGATCTTCTAAAGCTGCGGTCTTTAACCTTGGGGGCTCACAGATTTCCGAGTAACTGGTTTCTTCTGTATTTGTGCGGAGGCTTTTTTGGGGAGGGATCCACAGGCTTTGCTGGACCCAGCAGGGTTGGCAGGAGCTGGCACGGGAGTGGCATGGCTGCAGCCTGGTGCCTGTGGGCGGCCCCACCCTCTGTTGCGTTCTCTTTCACAGATCCGCTGAGCGTGGACGGCACGGCCGGTGGTCTCGGTGAGCCTGGAGTGGCCTCTGATGGCCTCCTGTCCTCGGAGCCAGGGCCCTGTTCCTTCCAGCAGCTGGACGAGCCCCCGGCCGGACCCCTGTCCCGTCAGCCTCCAGCCCTGGCTGACCCAGCCTCGTACCCGCCAGCTGTCATCGCTCCGGAGGCAGACGCCAGTCCGAGGCTGGCTGTGGACTTCGCCCTGCCCGAGGAGCTGCCTCTCATCTCCAGCCGTGTGGACCTGAGTGGGGACCCGGAGGGGACTGTGGCCCCTGCACAGGTGGCTTTGTCGGTCACCGAGTTTGGACTCATTGGCATTGGGGACGTGAACCCCTTCCTGGCCGCCCACCCCACGTGCCCGGCCCCCGGGCTACACTCGGAGCCCCTGTCACAGTGAGTGCCACCCCATGCCCGGAGCTTCCCCAACACTCGAGTGCGGTCCCCCCAGCCCTCAGGCTGCGCTGAGGAGAGTGGGAGGCATTCGCCCCAAGGACGGTGCGGCGCCACGAGCGGCACCCGGCGTTTCTTGAGGGTTATTCTTGACTTGTATGTATTTTCTGACTGGAGAATACATTTGTGTGGTCCACATTCTCCACAAATGGGGGCAGGTGCCAGGCTCTCCCACCCCTGCTTCAGCCACCAGCCCCCCCCAGCACCCGGGCCCTGCTGCCGTATTTTGTCGGGGAGGTGAGGCTGGGAGTCTCGAGTCCAGCGCTCAGCACTGGGCTGTGCAGGCACGTGGGGCCGCACTGACACTGCGTCTCTCTCGGTCTCTTCCCTGCAGCTGCAACGTGATGACCTGCTGACTCCTGGCCGCGGGCGGCGTATGCGGCCCAGACTGGACTTAGCACTGCCGCTGGGCCCGCCTCTGTCAGTCTTCCTGACCCCTTCCCCTGCCCCGGGCCTTGGGGTGGCACCTCCTCTGCTTCTGAACACGTCAGGACTGGTGTGAGGTGGCTGGGCCGTGTGCCCTTGCCCCGTCCATGCAGACTGGACGCAGAGCCACACACAACGCCGTCAGCGCCCGGCACTGCCACCCGGGTCCAGGCTGCTGCCTGCACATGGGATCCGTCAGGCAGCTGTGGACAGAAAAGACCCGGCCTTTGGGACGCAGGGCAGAGCCGGCCACCTAGTCCCTTCCAGCCAGCAGAGGCGAGGGAAGGTGTCACTGCCCCTGCGGGGAGACGGGCAGGACGCCCCGCCCCGCACCAGCAGCCTCCGCCGGGGCGCCCTCCGCTCCCTGCTTGGCTCTGTCTCTCCACACCTGGCAGGGCCGTGggctgccccagccctgggggTCGTGGGCAGCTGCTACTCAGTGCCAACCCCGTGGGGCACAGAGCCATATACCTCGCTGTCCGgcccccaccccggcctccccttcccaccccatTGTCTCCACTTCAGGAAAAGCCGCACTTTACACCCCCACCTGCCTCTTCCCCCCGTCCCTGCTTCCCGATCCTGAGCGGTTGGGGTGGGGGCCCCTCAGCAACCCCAGGCGTGGGTTTGAGGAGACAGGTGACTTACACCCCCTTTGCTGTCCTCCCCTGGTACCAAGGCAGGGAGCCTCGAGAGGAGCTGGCCCTGCCGGCCATGCAGGGGCCAGACTCCAGCCTGTTTCCCCAGCGCTGCAGGCCTTCCTTCTGTGGGAAGCTTCCCAGCAAGATGGCTTGGAGTCCTGGTCCCTCTTCCCCGGCCCCTTGTCcgtttctgtttctgtttacaCGTTGGAGTGGGGTCCTCCGTGGGCCGCGGCGCGCCCTGCCCCGGGCGTCGTCCAGCCTCTTGTGCTCGAGCCCCTTTCCGAGTTGGACTCGACCATCCCTCACCCCACCAAGGACCACACTGTGAAGTGATAACTGCCTTGAACCCCCCcttgctgttttatttattaaacttgATTTGAAGCCTGGGGTGCCTTGTGGTGGgttgggtgggggctgggggcgcCCGGGGTGCCTTGTGGTGGgttgggtgggggctgggggcgcCCGGGGTGCCTTGTGGTGGgttgggtgggggctgggggcgaCAGGTGTCTGTGTCATCTCACTTGGAGGCCTGCATGTCTGTTGGAGGATCTGGGATAAATCGTGAGCAACAGAGGCGAGGGGGTGCAGTGGGGGCATGACGTGGTGGGCTACGTGTTGTCCACGTCAATGAGGGAACTGTGGCCATGAGGACGGGGTGAGAGGAGGGCCCACGTCTGGGGACAGGTGGTCGGCGCTGCCTCCTAGAAGTGACAGTTAAGCTGGAACCTGAAGGAGAATGGGCCTGCTTTGCTGGAAGTTTGCAGAGTCCTGGCAGGCGTGACAGCCGATGCAGAGGACAGAGGCCTGGGTCTATAGGAGAAGCTGAGGGCACAGAGGCCAGGGGCTGGGCGGGGTGGGGACAGTAGGTCATGAGGCTGAGATTTGTTCTTGGTGGAAGCCGCTTGAGGTCTGcgttgtgttttttctttttaattttattttattttattttatttatttatttattttttgagacggagtctcactctgtcacccaggctggagtgcagtggccggatctcagctcactgcaagctccgcctcccgggtttacgccattctcctgcctcagcctcccgagcagctgggactacaggcgccgccacctcgcccggctagttttttttttgtatttgttagtggagacagggtttcgccgtgttagccaggatggtctcgatctcctgacctcgtgatccgcccgtctcggcctcccaaagtgctgttttttttcagacggagtcttacactcgccaggctggagtgcagtggtgccatcttggctcactgcaacctccgcctcccgagttcaagtgatgctcctgcctcagccacccgagtggctgggactacaggcacctgccaccacgcccggctactttttgtattttttgtggagacagggtttccccatgttggccagcatggtctcaatctcttgacctcgtgatccgcctgcctcagcctcccaaagtgctgggattacaggcgtgagccaccgcgcccagccaaggtcTGCATTGTTAATAGCGCCCTGCAGGGGCCGTGCAGGCTGGCTGGGTTGCATATTGTCCACATCAATGAGGAAAATATGGGCATGCCTGGTGATGGGATGTGAGGAGGGCCATCCCCCAGCTGGGAGGTGACTGGCTTGGCCTGAGGGACTGTAGGTGAGGGAAGATGGACCAGGAACACTTGCACGATGGGTGTGAGAGAGTCAGGGGTCTTGCTA
This Rhinopithecus roxellana isolate Shanxi Qingling chromosome 8, ASM756505v1, whole genome shotgun sequence DNA region includes the following protein-coding sequences:
- the MIER2 gene encoding mesoderm induction early response protein 2 isoform X3 → MSSSRFWASRANPASLPSQASSLGRQSPRVVSCLEHSLCPGEPGLQTTAVVSMGSGDHQFNLAEILSQNYSVQGECEEASRCPEKPKEELEKDFISQSNDMPFDELLALYGYEASDPISDRESEGGDVAPDLPDMTLDKEQIAKDLLSGEEEEETQSSADDLTPSVTSHEASDLFPHQSGSHFLADEDKEPGSSASSDTEEDSLPANKCKKEIMVGPQFQADLSNLHLNRHCEKIYENEDQLLWDPSVLPEREVEEFLYRAVKRRWQEMAGPQLPEGEAVKDSEQALYELVKCNFNVEEALRRLRFNVKVIRDGLCAWSEEECRNFEHGFRVHGKNFHLIQANKVRTRSVGECVEYYYLWKKSERYDYFAQQTRLGRRKYVPSGTTDADQDLDGSDPDGPGRPRPEQDTLTGMRTDPLSVDGTAGGLGEPGVASDGLLSSEPGPCSFQQLDEPPAGPLSRQPPALADPASYPPAVIAPEADASPRLAVDFALPEELPLISSRVDLSGDPEGTVAPAQVALSVTEFGLIGIGDVNPFLAAHPTCPAPGLHSEPLSHCNVMTC
- the MIER2 gene encoding mesoderm induction early response protein 2 isoform X2 encodes the protein MEPTGPVLQGCRVWSERDVDGFGPTRASSLGRQSPRVVSCLEHSLCPGEPGLQTTAVVSMGSGDHQFNLAEILSQNYSVQGECEEASRCPEKPKEELEKDFISQSNDMPFDELLALYGYEASDPISDRESEGGDVAPDLPDMTLDKEQIAKDLLSGEEEEETQSSADDLTPSVTSHEASDLFPHQSGSHFLADEDKEPGSSASSDTEEDSLPANKCKKEIMVGPQFQADLSNLHLNRHCEKIYENEDQLLWDPSVLPEREVEEFLYRAVKRRWQEMAGPQLPEGEAVKDSEQALYELVKCNFNVEEALRRLRFNVKVIRDGLCAWSEEECRNFEHGFRVHGKNFHLIQANKVRTRSVGECVEYYYLWKKSERYDYFAQQTRLGRRKYVPSGTTDADQDLDGSDPDGPGRPRPEQDTLTGMRTDPLSVDGTAGGLGEPGVASDGLLSSEPGPCSFQQLDEPPAGPLSRQPPALADPASYPPAVIAPEADASPRLAVDFALPEELPLISSRVDLSGDPEGTVAPAQVALSVTEFGLIGIGDVNPFLAAHPTCPAPGLHSEPLSHCNVMTC
- the MIER2 gene encoding mesoderm induction early response protein 2 isoform X7, coding for MGSGDHQFNLAEILSQNYSVQGECEEASRCPEKPKEELEKDFISQSNDMPFDELLALYGYEASDPISDRESEGGDVAPDLPDMTLDKEQIAKDLLSGEEEEETQSSADDLTPSVTSHEASDLFPHQSGSHFLADEDKEPGSSASSDTEEDSLPANKCKKEIMVGPQFQADLSNLHLNRHCEKIYENEDQLLWDPSVLPEREVEEFLYRAVKRRWQEMAGPQLPEGEAVKDSEQALYELVKCNFNVEEALRRLRFNVKVIRDGLCAWSEEECRNFEHGFRVHGKNFHLIQANKVRTRSVGECVEYYYLWKKSERYDYFAQQTRLGRRKYVPSGTTDADQDLDGSDPDGPGRPRPEQDTLTGMRTDPLSVDGTAGGLGEPGVASDGLLSSEPGPCSFQQLDEPPAGPLSRQPPALADPASYPPAVIAPEADASPRLAVDFALPEELPLISSRVDLSGDPEGTVAPAQVALSVTEFGLIGIGDVNPFLAAHPTCPAPGLHSEPLSHCNVMTC
- the MIER2 gene encoding mesoderm induction early response protein 2 isoform X1 codes for the protein MVHFHLASSLGRQSPRVVSCLEHSLCPGEPGLQTTAVVSMGSGDHQFNLAEILSQNYSVQGECEEASRCPEKPKEELEKDFISQSNDMPFDELLALYGYEASDPISDRESEGGDVAPDLPDMTLDKEQIAKDLLSGEEEEETQSSADDLTPSVTSHEASDLFPHQSGSHFLADEDKEPGSSASSDTEEDSLPANKCKKEIMVGPQFQADLSNLHLNRHCEKIYENEDQLLWDPSVLPEREVEEFLYRAVKRRWQEMAGPQLPEGEAVKDSEQALYELVKCNFNVEEALRRLRFNVKVIRDGLCAWSEEECRNFEHGFRVHGKNFHLIQANKVRTRSVGECVEYYYLWKKSERYDYFAQQTRLGRRKYVPSGTTDADQDLDGSDPDGPGRPRPEQDTLTGMRTDPLSVDGTAGGLGEPGVASDGLLSSEPGPCSFQQLDEPPAGPLSRQPPALADPASYPPAVIAPEADASPRLAVDFALPEELPLISSRVDLSGDPEGTVAPAQVALSVTEFGLIGIGDVNPFLAAHPTCPAPGLHSEPLSHCNVMTC
- the MIER2 gene encoding mesoderm induction early response protein 2 isoform X6; translation: MAEASSLGRQSPRVVSCLEHSLCPGEPGLQTTAVVSMGSGDHQFNLAEILSQNYSVQGECEEASRCPEKPKEELEKDFISQSNDMPFDELLALYGYEASDPISDRESEGGDVAPDLPDMTLDKEQIAKDLLSGEEEEETQSSADDLTPSVTSHEASDLFPHQSGSHFLADEDKEPGSSASSDTEEDSLPANKCKKEIMVGPQFQADLSNLHLNRHCEKIYENEDQLLWDPSVLPEREVEEFLYRAVKRRWQEMAGPQLPEGEAVKDSEQALYELVKCNFNVEEALRRLRFNVKVIRDGLCAWSEEECRNFEHGFRVHGKNFHLIQANKVRTRSVGECVEYYYLWKKSERYDYFAQQTRLGRRKYVPSGTTDADQDLDGSDPDGPGRPRPEQDTLTGMRTDPLSVDGTAGGLGEPGVASDGLLSSEPGPCSFQQLDEPPAGPLSRQPPALADPASYPPAVIAPEADASPRLAVDFALPEELPLISSRVDLSGDPEGTVAPAQVALSVTEFGLIGIGDVNPFLAAHPTCPAPGLHSEPLSHCNVMTC
- the MIER2 gene encoding mesoderm induction early response protein 2 isoform X5; this translates as MASQASSLGRQSPRVVSCLEHSLCPGEPGLQTTAVVSMGSGDHQFNLAEILSQNYSVQGECEEASRCPEKPKEELEKDFISQSNDMPFDELLALYGYEASDPISDRESEGGDVAPDLPDMTLDKEQIAKDLLSGEEEEETQSSADDLTPSVTSHEASDLFPHQSGSHFLADEDKEPGSSASSDTEEDSLPANKCKKEIMVGPQFQADLSNLHLNRHCEKIYENEDQLLWDPSVLPEREVEEFLYRAVKRRWQEMAGPQLPEGEAVKDSEQALYELVKCNFNVEEALRRLRFNVKVIRDGLCAWSEEECRNFEHGFRVHGKNFHLIQANKVRTRSVGECVEYYYLWKKSERYDYFAQQTRLGRRKYVPSGTTDADQDLDGSDPDGPGRPRPEQDTLTGMRTDPLSVDGTAGGLGEPGVASDGLLSSEPGPCSFQQLDEPPAGPLSRQPPALADPASYPPAVIAPEADASPRLAVDFALPEELPLISSRVDLSGDPEGTVAPAQVALSVTEFGLIGIGDVNPFLAAHPTCPAPGLHSEPLSHCNVMTC
- the MIER2 gene encoding mesoderm induction early response protein 2 isoform X4 yields the protein MERDNASSLGRQSPRVVSCLEHSLCPGEPGLQTTAVVSMGSGDHQFNLAEILSQNYSVQGECEEASRCPEKPKEELEKDFISQSNDMPFDELLALYGYEASDPISDRESEGGDVAPDLPDMTLDKEQIAKDLLSGEEEEETQSSADDLTPSVTSHEASDLFPHQSGSHFLADEDKEPGSSASSDTEEDSLPANKCKKEIMVGPQFQADLSNLHLNRHCEKIYENEDQLLWDPSVLPEREVEEFLYRAVKRRWQEMAGPQLPEGEAVKDSEQALYELVKCNFNVEEALRRLRFNVKVIRDGLCAWSEEECRNFEHGFRVHGKNFHLIQANKVRTRSVGECVEYYYLWKKSERYDYFAQQTRLGRRKYVPSGTTDADQDLDGSDPDGPGRPRPEQDTLTGMRTDPLSVDGTAGGLGEPGVASDGLLSSEPGPCSFQQLDEPPAGPLSRQPPALADPASYPPAVIAPEADASPRLAVDFALPEELPLISSRVDLSGDPEGTVAPAQVALSVTEFGLIGIGDVNPFLAAHPTCPAPGLHSEPLSHCNVMTC